Proteins from a single region of Callithrix jacchus isolate 240 chromosome 12, calJac240_pri, whole genome shotgun sequence:
- the LOC144578687 gene encoding uncharacterized protein LOC144578687, which yields MEPCESRNQSGFVMLMHQMLRNTGADIKMKRVSKFLEIVYVLCPWDPEEESLDESMWSKIGTKIEEYAATHQSSLQAELLLSVWLQLHHAVCLPFCNAASAGTHSSPTASLASNPSSSYKSNPDDGGGGCNLPPYDPRNEPDSTLGVGPGGGNGGARDKGIRSEVKDSASESTQDFSGKKES from the coding sequence ATGGAGCCATGTGAGTCCAGAAATCAGTCTGGGTTTGTAATGTTGATGCATCAAATGTTAAGAAATACAGGTGCTGATATAAaaatgaaacgtgtttctaagtTTTTAGAGATTGTCTATGTATTGTGTCCATGGGACCCTGAGGAGGAATCGTTAGATGAATCTATGTGGAGTAAAATAGGAACTAAGATTGAGGAATATGCTGCCACTCATCAATCTTCCCTGCAGGCAGAACTGTTACTTTCGGTTTGGCTGCAGCTGCACCATGCCGTCTGCCTGCCTTTCTGCAACGCCGCAAGCGCTGGCACTCACAGCTCCCCTACTGCTTCTCTTGCTTCTAATCCCTCTTCCTCTTACAAATCTAACCCTGATGATGGAGGGGGCGGCTGTAATTTACCACCTTATGATCCTCGAAACGAGCCCGATTCCACCCTCGGAGTTGGACCTGGAGGTGGAAATGGAGGAGCTCGGGACAAAGGGATCAGATCTGAAGTAAAAGACAGTGCTTCGGAAAGCACGCAGGACTTTTCTGGGAAAAAGGAATCTTAG